The Bradysia coprophila strain Holo2 chromosome X, BU_Bcop_v1, whole genome shotgun sequence genomic interval attttttttttgttaagttgaaatcgtcatataaaattttccaaacctagttggcgctacaggtaaattttgatcaccgccttcgtgatcaactcgaaattgaattaacctgttctttcagaaccttgtaaTCATCGTCATCCATTCTACGGAGTATGTCATTGCGTTGCATGGCTACTGGATCAGTGAAGGgatgtttttctttcattgtGTGTAATGAAGTAATTGTTTACAATTTGTATTGTAATGAACTCAAATTTCACGGGATATTTCAGCTGAATTAATGATGTACGTTTTCATATGGGAAATTGTAGTGTTATGACGCAGATTATTGGCAAATAtggaataaatttcatttacattctcattgcagacaatgtaaatacaacgtaTCCTtgcctacacattaaaatACCTTAAATAATTGCttccaaatgtttgttttgaagTAAAGTAGAGCTTAACTAAAGTTTATTCTCATGTAACTACTGCGTAATAACTTCTAGAATATACACCAAAACTAATTGATTAGCTGGCACTAAGCTGTTCAACCAGTACTGATTAACACTGCCAAAAATTATGGAGCTGCAGACCATCACATGTGAACCACTGTCGCATGAACTCGGTTGAAATTGTCGGTTATCATAATATCGCGGTGATGCATCTTAAGTTTCGCTAGACATACCAAATGGAATCTTAACCGCACTTTTATCAAAGCATTTCAAAAACTCCCTCTCCAGTTTACCAGGATTAGCAACGAAATCTGTAATTTTAATATCGGCTACACATTCCTGAGCATATGCTGATTGCAGGCAATCTTCTACATTATTAAAGGCATAGTGAAAGTCAAGGAAGAACATACTTCGCAAATTATACTTATGCAAAGGTAAGAGGCGTTTGGTATAAGGTAAAGAACCTCCTCTCTCACATGTgtaatgaaataaaactggAACACTTTTGTCGTCAACACCGTAACGTATTTCGTATCCAATAACAAACGCAGCTCCAGGACCTTGATAACTGATTGTTGTACCAATAGCGTATTGATCAAGCGGCTCCATTGAGAAGCCTCCACCAGTACCATGTCCTATATACTTTTTAGTATATATTTGAGACCATTCTAAATCCCAGGTTATTAGTTCGGGCTCAGTCTTACCACGTTGTATACTCAAAATTGGGCCGATCGCTACTTTTTCGGCATAATTATCTTCAAATCCCTTTTCAATATTAGTAGATCGAATGTCAGCTGCATCTAAACTAATTTCTTGCTGTAACGTAGAGCACGTAAATCCGGAAGTAAATCCTATAACATTTAAAGCATCTGGTGTCATATGTTTTTCACTGTCCAAATATTCGATATGCGATATCGAACAGTCCTCAGAAACCGGCACATTTACATATTTTACTTGAATAGCATTAACAAATTTGTCCGCCCAAATTCTTATTTCGACGGGTCTTCGTCCCTTTGTAGCATAACATGCGTCTTTAAACGTCTTTATAGCAgtagttttttttcgattaaaaatatgtGTCTGTTGGTCGTCTAAACGCACAGTATCGTTGCTGTGATTGTAGCTAGGTTCATTACGATATTGAATTTGGTCagtgtttttattcacacaACGAACTTCTAAATCACTGATATACTGGCCGGCTGCACCCTGTATGTACTTTATATGATCGTTTGAATTTTCgcatttcaatgtttttcgttCTCCAGTGACGTCTCCAAAAGGTCCAACATCAGTCACACCAAAAGAAGAGTTGCACTTAAAAGATATTGAATGAAGACGCTGACCCTCCTCATGATCTCCGTACGTTACAGAGATTTCAGTAATAATTCCATCCCTAGGACAAGTAATAGTTTTTACTTTAACCTTATCTTCGTATCCATATCCATGTACAGCAGTCCATTCATAATCGCATGCTGAAAaatagagaagaaaaaatattagaGAGAGTCTATGTATTAGGGAGATTGAGATTTTCACTTATAAGTTCAAAATTGACATAtatataaatcggaaattatTAGTTGACTATATTGACATATATTTTATAtggtaaaattaattataattcCTATGTTCTACGTCAATTTGTTTGtaattataagtgaaaatcgaAATCTCGCTATTTCGTGTGAGtttgacaaaattgaaatttggtgTAATTTAAAAggtgttt includes:
- the LOC119085635 gene encoding uncharacterized protein LOC119085635 isoform X2, with amino-acid sequence MASHQIRRTQICIFTFTAFYFMSAACKSLGSKRMKATEIDHKINACDYEWTAVHGYGYEDKVKVKTITCPRDGIITEISVTYGDHEEGQRLHSISFKCNSSFGVTDVGPFGDVTGERKTLKCENSNDHIKYIQGAAGQYISDLEVRCVNKNTDQIQYRNEPSYNHSNDTVRLDDQQTHIFNRKKTTAIKTFKDACYATKGRRPVEIRIWADKFVNAIQVKYVNVPVSEDCSISHIEYLDSEKHMTPDALNVIGFTSGFTCSTLQQEISLDAADIRSTNIEKGFEDNYAEKVAIGPILSIQRGKTEPELITWDLEWSQIYTKKYIGHGTGGGFSMEPLDQYAIGTTISYQGPGAAFVIGYEIRYGVDDKSVPVLFHYTCERGGSLPYTKRLLPLHKYNLRSMFFLDFHYAFNNVEDCLQSAYAQECVADIKITDFVANPGKLEREFLKCFDKSAVKIPFGMSSET